In Setaria italica strain Yugu1 chromosome IX, Setaria_italica_v2.0, whole genome shotgun sequence, the genomic stretch ggtccaaacttcccttggcatgcaatgctccacagtcccggcctctaccgtactgtgaccgcacttgcacccacatgatgcaccatgggaacctcgttccagggatagcaggggtataagccacgccctagttcaatcaggtactaggcttccccatcccatactaggtatgagattagtaccttcaaaaacttgatcaccaacaccaccactatcgggccttagcaagtttcataaacagacggggcaatcaaccgaccaccaaagagttacctcaaaccctgctccatccatcgtccttatagttgtaacacaagggtagacatccaactcctacaactcgtgagtgacaggaaatcactcggcttttaccgtctcctatttaagcaaagcatctactcggtccaacagctagtgttcagatcatgggagctaagtcatgcatctagggttccaaccaactcctatacgtaaatgcacaagcatatttaaggaaggcatgcgcaagttggcaaaacataggggattcatgcatccggggcttgccttcaagcgagaaagggggaagctgctcttcggcttgggcggcttcagcttctgggggtaggagctcagctacaccgtcgtcttctggcgccgggtgcagctcgtagtagccatcggcgagacgcagctctacacgaatgcaatgcaagagttagcatttagacggttatttcaacagcaacacttgcaagtctgagcccaaaaacttgcgacaagttacaggagggtggggaggttcaaaggagttggtggaaatcaagaggtaagggtcggaggaagggaacttatgatctgatccttaatctagaggatttggtgtgctaggggtcctcaggctcaacgctgaaaggtccccaagttttacacatacaccctcggttcgaagaaaaagatacagccgagtcctcgggcgaggcggagaagggtcggcagaacagacagggtcgggcgtgacggaaccggggttgggcggataagaggggtcgggcgaagcggacaagggtcggcagaacagacagggtcgggcgaggcggacaaggggtcggacgaacagaagggtcggacaaggcggacaaggggtcggcagcttaccttcgtcttacaaggaaagcttggggttgggaaaGAGCAGGTTCagcggaggaactggaacactaGGACTTTGCGGCggagatgtccggcggtgcttcggcggcggcggtgcttcttgtggatcacaagtaagctcttacgcagcagggaggagcaagctgctgggtggattggggaaagcggtgtggagcggagaggagagttcctcagggacttagtgtggtggcgctgtgagctcgaacaggtagcaagagaaatggcagctagggcaaggggaactccggcggggcttgtGCATTCCCTTTCATAGCGGCGCAGGAGTGAGaaagggagcggcgcgaaggctggggaagaagcaatggagtgctctgcccgagcagcgattgagcgacgaggacGGTGGAGCAGAACTTCGGGGATggcgccggcggtcattgggcactggcgtcagagcggcgcaggcgcgggtttgccggtggttgagagttggcggaggcgggcgtcgtcgtgcggtggagctgatggaagtgaccgggaaaacgacGCTAGGGTCGAGGGCGCaaaggtgagaagacaggcggctgcgggcgcacggatgagcgcggagcaacagattgtcgggcggcttctgacagggtgggaaaaggagctgtcgctgccgtggtcagggttggcggagtaggaatcgtcgtgtagcgaagaccgggcggcgcgactgtggcgaggtgacggaaaagacgggcgacatcgggctctgcagccgggatctggcgatgtgatgatgggcgcgggcggtgaggtgctgcagaaaggttgcagagcggcttccgctgcgattggggaggagggcgcgagaatccattcggtcgcgggccgaagacaaggcggagcggcgggcgtcggaggagttgagccacgcggtggggaaactctgaagtgagcatgcaactcgagtgcacctgtcgcggaagatctggggaaaagatctcgtgggtccatcGGTCAGATTGcagggaggtgttggggaaagacttagaagatccggcggggtgggttggggtcggcggggtcggaacttgAGAAATGGCAAGGAGGGGTCGGTTCTCAGAGGTCGGGACCAgactggaggttgaacacttaggcttggagaactaagacaggtgatcaggggctcggattaagattaactcgagagatttggggtcagtcGTCACACCTTGGAGGGGGAGGATGAATGCCATGAGACCCTATCTTGCAAAGCCTCTCAATATGACCTTTCTTGGTCTTGTAGATGGGATGAGCCTTATCCGTTAGAATCTCCAAATGTGTCACTTCCTTGATCATAGCAAAAATGTAAGGCACATAGTGACAACTCTTCTTGGGAGAATATGATCAAATTATGATTTCCTCCCAAATGAAATCAAAGATACTAAATTCTCCCGCGTCGGGATGCATCCATGCAAGCAAATTCTTTGACATATTGGAGATATTGTCCGCATCACTACCTTTAGGGCAAAGAGTGTAACGGAAGAGCTGATTAATTAACTTGTAGAATGGAATCATACCCTTAGTGGTACCATGCTCAATCAACTCATATGCACTATCATACATAAAGGTCATCTCCCCATCCTCAATGACATTCTCATCGTGTATCTTGTATCGAGCAATGTCATAAACCCCATAGCCAAGTATATCAGCAAACTTTGCATATGTCACTGAAAGAGGCTTGCCCTCAAGAGTCCAGTGTATCACCTTGGTAACCCGATCAATATATAGAGTGGCATAGAATTgggccaccacctcctcattCCTATCCTGATTTTGTTCCATAATAGAAATGAGATTCTTGTTGTTGCAAGCTTCCAACACTTGATCAATCACAGGCAAATCAATATCTTTGAAGAATTGCCAGTTAATGGATTCCATTTCAGTGTAGGATGTGATTTGCGGAAGATAACTGGCTCATACCAATCTGCATGGAAGTGTAACCAAAAGCGGACATCCCTAAAGAACTCCTTCTGATATTTAGATGGATCATCATACCTAAGAGTCCGAATGTCATGTTTCCCTTTTTGATAATCCACAGGGTGAAGTTCAAAATAGCCAGGTCTAGCTTCCCGAATAGGCTTTGACATTCTGAGGATTACTATCTCGAGGAAGTCCAAGGTGATCCTCTCATTCTCATCAATATGTGCACCCGGGGCGGATGCATTCTTCATGCGAGGACGGGCACCTTGACTAGACCCCTAGCTAGAGTAGGCTTCCCCCTTCCTCTAGCACATGCCGGTACTTTGGGGACAGCCTTCCTCTTCCCCTTTCTTTGAGAAATAGGAATATCATCTGATTCAGTGGAAGAGTTTGACTCAACCTCCGGGGTATCCTCACGTCTTTTGCTTCTCTTCTCACGACCCATCTGATAGGATTTAGGAGAAAGAATGGATCAGAGAGATGGTACACATGAACTGAAACACAAACATTAGGAgcttatcggaacttccgattgAGGGTGACCCAGTGTTGGAAGTTCTGACAGAACCCGAGTTCATCCAAAATTCATGGAATTTGAGATTTAGCCATCGAATCCAAAAGATATCACAAGCATCAGTTCTAAGATGTATCTAGAGTCTATCCCCCAAAGGAAATTGATTAACTCCTACAGCATTGAGATTGGGCAATGGGATTTTTGAATAAGTTACCTTGAAGATTTCCCGCGTGGATCGGAAGACTCCAAAGGTGGATCGAAGGTTCTGAGGAGTGGAGAGTACAAATATAGCAAGGGCTTCAACTTTCCACGGTCAAAACTCTAAATCTCCTTGAGTGGtggagagggaagagagagggggtgCCCGGTTTGAACTGTGGAGAGAAGTTAGGGTTTGAGGGTTGGCTCAACGGGTATATATAGCATTAAGCTATCTGTCGGAAGTTTAGATGTTCGACAAAAGACTAAAAGATCTCCCAAGCACCCTCTATTGGAAGAAACTGGAAAGATTCGAACATTATCGGATGTTCCGACGAAGCGCCGGAAGTTCCAATAAAGAAAAGAATTCTCCCGAGCACCCTTTGTTGGAACTTATCTGATACTTCCAGTGGCTATCGGAAGTTCCTATGGTgtatcggaagttctgacacaGTCAAAGCAGCTCTAAAATGATAGATTTTGAGATGGATAAAAACTAAtatttctagatatatagcataTGGACAAATAAGACAACTTGACGCTTCAGTGATCAGCCAACAAGCAACATTAGACAACAATGATCACGAAAGTTAAGTTTTGATCCAAGGATCAAAATCAAAGATTTTTAGAAGAAACTCAAcacaaataaaatccattttccCCATCTATGCAACAATCAAATATGTGCAATAAGTTAGGCCAAGTTACAAGAATCCAAGATATTTAGCTCATTCCTCAAAGCACAAAACTTTTGCTCATCTAGAGGCTTGGTGAAGATATCGGCAAGTTGTCCTTTGGTGCTTACATGTTGTAAATCAATATCTCCCTTAGTCTCATGATCCCTTAAGATGTGATGTCTAATATCTATGTGCTTTGTTCGAGAGTGTTGCACTGGATTGTTAGCTAGCTTGATGGTACCCTCATTGTCACACGAGTGGAATCTTGCTAAACTCGCACTCGAAGTCACTGAACgtttgcttcatccacaagAGTTGGGCACAACAAGCACCGGCTACCACATATTCAGCTTTGGCGGTGGATAAAGCAACCGAGTTTGGCTTCTTAGAGCTCCATGACACCAAGGATCTACCAAGGAATTGGAAAGTCTCGGTTGTGCTCTTTCGATCTACTCTGTAGCTGGCATAATCTGAATCGGAGTAGCCAAATAAGTTAAAAGTGGAGCCCTTGGGATACCACAAGTCAAGGTTAAGAATGTAAACTAAATATTTCAAGATTCTCTTAACAGCCATCAAATGACATTTCTTAGGATTGGCTTGAAATCTTGCACATATGCATACTAAGTATAATATCCGGCCTTGATGCACAAAGGTAAAGTAAAGAACCAATCATTTAGCGACATACCTTTGGATctaccggttttccttcttcattgagatcaagatgtccattCAATGCCATGGGTGTCTTGATGGGCTTagcatcggccatgtcaaaTTCTTGAGCATATCTTTTGCATACTTGGTTTGACATATGAAAGTCCcttccttcatttgcttgatttTAAATTCAAGGAAAAACTTCAATTCACCCATCATGGACATTTCAAATCTCTTGGTCATGATCCTACTAAATTCCTCACAAAACTTTTGATTAGTACAACCAAATATaatgtcatcgacatatattTGGCAAATAAATATATCCTTATCAACTTTGTGAGTAAAGAGATTAGAATCGGCTTTCCCTATTACAAAGTCATTCTTAAGAAGAAAATCCTTaaggcattcataccatgctctaGATACTTGCTTAAGCCCATAGAGCGCCTTATGGAGCTTGTACACATGATTTGAAAATTTTGGATCTTCAAACCCCGACGGTTGTTCCATATACACCAACTCGGATAGGGGGCCGTTCAAAAATGCACtcttcacatccatttgataaagcTTGAAATCATGGTGAGTAGCATAGGTTTCACCAAAATCCAAACCATCAATTTGGGTGAAACCTTGTGCAACTAATCTTACCTTGTTTCTTGTGACCACACCATACTCATCTTGTTTGCTGCGGAATGCCCACTTGGTGCCAATCACATTTTGCTTTGGTCTCCCAACCAACTCCCATACCTCATTTCTTGTGAAGTTGTTTAGTTCTTCTTGCATGGCAATCACCCAATCCAGATTATCAAGTGCTTCTTCTACCTTAAGAGGTTCCAAAGAGAAAACAAATGAGTAATATCCACAAAAGGTTGCTAAACGTGAACGAGTAGTtacccctcttcctcttcctctctcttctcttctcttctcaatTTTAGACAGTGCTACATGTATAAAGAGAAATTATCTTGCGAAATGTGGAACAATCTTGCTCATCAATCGAAAATGACAATGAAAACAAATCTCATCTACATGAGCACGCAATCAGCAGGCTTTAGCTAGctttttcctctttcttcctGTTCGCCAATCGCAAGAGCAGCAACACGTGGGATCTTGCTCGCCCGCAGCCACATGGAGCTTGAGCTTGGCCGGCGTCCTGTAGCTTACAAGTGCCGCCCTGGGGGAACTCGCCCCCGCTGGCCTACTCCCCGGCCGCTGGAAGCTTCCCCCGTCGGCCATGGGTCCTAGCTGCAGCGCTTGGGGAGCTccccccgccggccatggagggcgCTCGAGGGAGCTCTCCCACCTCCGTCCCTTTCCGGTAGTCAGGGGAGGCGCGTTTTGGTGGTCAGGGGTGAGCTGGCCGAGGCCAGGAACAACGGTGGGGGGCGCCAGAGTCTAGCAGTCGAGGGCGGgtcgcgcggcggcgagcgataGCGGTCAGGGGTAGTGCGGTCTAACAGTCGGGGGTGGCACGTTCGGGCGGTCGGGGGCgagccggccgcggcgggctGAGCGGCAGAGGAAGGAAACGGCGATGGGGAGGCgatagaaaaatgagaaacgaACGGGTAAGTTGTGTAACcggtggcaatggtgggtaaataaccctAACTCCACGAGGTACTCCATaaaaaatgtggatctgacccctagctccaccttttttctggagctggagttagatggagctagacgtgtttggATGCAGAGTTTTTTGAAgtttgtggagtggagctagaTTTTAtgaagtggagtgctgccaaacaccctctaaatcTATTGTATAATCTGTCCAGAGTGATTGATCACGAGACATAGAGCTGCTAGCTGATAATCCAAATCTCTATACGTATACAGATAATCTCATGGCCGGATTCGTCGATTTGTTTTTCTTGTCTGTAAGGCGCATGGCATGCATGGCGATGAGCGctgactattttttttttgttggggaAAACGCAGAATCATTTTCAAGGCGCATGAGCTGCGCATTTCCCTGATTTCTATTCCTCGTGCGGTTTATTAAACTCCCGAGTCAAAGGACTCGATGCACATGGTGCAACGGCTTGCCACGTTGCGCTCTCCAGCTCATCTGGCCAGCAGCTCTATCCTTAATCCTTACTTGCTTGCCATGCCTGCTTAGCCATTAATCTCGCAGTCTCAGTAGTGTGCTTGTTTCTATATATAGATGTACACCTGCAGCACCAGCAACACACACGACAAACACTTTgtcacctcctcctcatcatcattctCTTGTGCGCTAGCGTACGAATGGCGGGCTTGACGGCGGCGTTGAAGTTCACCGTGCGCAGGCGACCGGCAGAGCTGGTGGCACCGGCAGCCCCAACGCCACGTGAGCTGAAGCTCCTCTCCGACATCGATGACCAGGAGTTTGTACGTCTCCACGTCCCCGCCATCCTGCTCTACCGGCGCAACGAGGCCATGGTCGGCCGGGACCCCGTGCAGGTCATCCGGGACGCTGTCGCGAGGGCGCTGGTGCACTACTACCCGCTCGCCGGGCGGCTCAGGGAGGTGGACGGGGGCAAGCTCGCCGTCGACTGCACCGGCGAGGGAGTGCTGTTCATcgaggccgacgccgacgtccgCCTCGAGCACTTGGGTGAACCTCTGCTGCCGCCCTTCCCGTGCCTCCAGGAGCTCCTGTTCGACGTCCCCGGCTCGTCCGCCATCGTCGACGCGCCCCTCATGCTCTTCCAGGTGACGCGGCTTGCATGTGGAGGCTTTGTCCTGGCCCTCCGGGTGAACCACACGATGGCGGACGGGCTGGGGATGGTGCAGTTCGGCGCCGCCTTGGCGGAGCTAGCGCGGGGCGCCCTGGCGCCGACGGTGCGGCCGGTGTGGGACCGCGAGCTGATGATGGCGCGCGACCCGCCGCTTCCGAGCTTCGCCCACCGCGAGTACGACGAGGCGCAGGGCACCGACGACACCGTCACGTCGCTCGACGACCTGGCGCACCGCTGCTTGTTCTTCACGCCCCGCGACGTGGCCGCGCTCCGGGACCTCCTCGACCCGCCGCAGCTGCGCGGGAGCGCGACCACGTTCGACGTCCTGGCAGGGTGCCTGTGGAAGTGCCGCACGGTGGCGCTGGCCCCTGATGCCAACGCGGAGATGCGGATGATATGCGTCGTCAACGTCCGTGGCATCAGGACgccgaggggcggcggcggcatccccAGGGGCTACTACGGCAACGCGGCCGTTGGCGCGGTCGCCGTCTCGACGGCCGGCGCTCTCTGCGCCAACCCTCTCGGCTACGCGATCGAGCTGGTGAAGAAGGCCAAGGAGGAGGTGGACATGGAGTACATACGGTCGGTTGCGGATCTCGTTGTGCTACGGGGGCGGCCGCCCGTGTCGTTCGTGCGCACGTACATGGTGTCAGACGTGAGGAAagccccggccgcgcgcctGGATTTTGGGTGGGGCAGGCCGGTGTACGGCGGCCCGGCGGAGGTCGGCGGTGACCTCGCCTGGGTTGTCAGCTACTTCGTGTCGGTTACGGACGCTAGAGGCGAGGAAGGCATCGCTGTGCCGGTGTGCCTGCCCCGATCCGCCATGGAGAGGTTCGCCGAGGAGATGGGCAAGCTGCTCCAGCGCCCGCTCGTCGACGTCGCCGTGAGGCGGCAGCCCAGGTCCGCGCTCTGAATCCAACCAAACCTGCGCACACGGGCGTAGTGATGGATCAAATAAAAACGTCTGTTAATTCCTACCGTACTACTGCAATAATTTCCTCCCCTGTCGATGAACGTACAAATGTCGTTTGTGTGGATTTTGGTTGTTCTTTTGGAAGAGAAATGAAACGGTCAAAGCTTGTACTTCCGAAAAATGAAAACTTGGCTGAATAGCATGATAAAGTGCTGCGCGATTATATATTTATGTACAAATGGGCCTGGCTGCTCGGACGGAT encodes the following:
- the LOC101785522 gene encoding benzyl alcohol O-benzoyltransferase; the protein is MAGLTAALKFTVRRRPAELVAPAAPTPRELKLLSDIDDQEFVRLHVPAILLYRRNEAMVGRDPVQVIRDAVARALVHYYPLAGRLREVDGGKLAVDCTGEGVLFIEADADVRLEHLGEPLLPPFPCLQELLFDVPGSSAIVDAPLMLFQVTRLACGGFVLALRVNHTMADGLGMVQFGAALAELARGALAPTVRPVWDRELMMARDPPLPSFAHREYDEAQGTDDTVTSLDDLAHRCLFFTPRDVAALRDLLDPPQLRGSATTFDVLAGCLWKCRTVALAPDANAEMRMICVVNVRGIRTPRGGGGIPRGYYGNAAVGAVAVSTAGALCANPLGYAIELVKKAKEEVDMEYIRSVADLVVLRGRPPVSFVRTYMVSDVRKAPAARLDFGWGRPVYGGPAEVGGDLAWVVSYFVSVTDARGEEGIAVPVCLPRSAMERFAEEMGKLLQRPLVDVAVRRQPRSAL